A stretch of DNA from Phycisphaerales bacterium:
ACGCGCAGCGTGGCCGCGCTCTGCTCCGCCCGTAGCTTGCCCTCCTGGGCGTCCAGCTCCGCGTGCTTCTCGTGGGCCTCGCTGATGTCGGCGCGGGCTGCGGCGAGCGCGGCCTGCGCCTCGGCGATGTTGGCGCCACTCCCCGCGCCCGCGGCCCGGAGTTCCTCGAGCTTGGCTACCCGCGCGGCCCACATCTGCTCGGCGGTGCGGAGGTTCTGCTCGTGCACCTCGTGGGCCTGCCGTAACGGGCCCATGGCATCAAGGCCGGCAGTGGCCAGCGACGTGGCCGCGATCGCCTCCGCCAGCCGCTCCTGCAGCTCGCGCAGACGCGGCGTATCGAGGCGGTACAGCGGGGTGCCGGAGTCCACCGTCGCCGCCGGGTTGACCAGCAGCTGCACACGCCCGGGGGCGGGGGCGCGGTGCTCCTGGCGTGCAGTTGGCAGGGCCTCGAAGCTCCCGGGTATGCGGAGCGTGCGGCCCACTGCCCGCTTCTGGACCTTCGCGAAGGTAATGCCCAGGTTCTGCCGGACAGACGCTGGGATGTCCACGCGGTTCGTTGGCGCGGGGGCGTGCTGAGTCGCCGGTGCGGACGCGGGCTCAGCTTCACGCCGGCAGCCGGCGAGCGTCACCAGGGTAACGAGCGGCACGAACGTGACGCAACGAAGTGGCGTCATGGAAGGGACTCCATGCTTGGAAGAGACTCGACGCGTTGTTGAGGAGGTGGCGGGCGAAGCGATCGCGCCCAGGCTGGTTCATCGTGCGCGCAGTGTCGCGCCGCTAGACCTGCAGGCGCGTTGTTCGCAACAGGCTCGAGGCCCCGTGTGCCCGAGAGGGGGCCGACCGCTCCGCTTGCGGGCTCACATAGAAGCAGACGTGCGCGGGCACGCCCTCCGGGAGCGTCATGTCAATGCCAAAGTCACTCTGGCCCAACGCCGCGGCATCGATGCAGGCGCGGCTCAGGATTGGATCAGCGTCCGAGAGGTGCACGTGCGGCGGAGTGTGCGGCGGTTCTCCGTCTTGCGTGCACGACAGCAGCGCCGCGCACGGGTGATGATGGTGATCCCCGCCGTCCCTGTGGTCATGGGTGTGGGCGTGCAGGCGGTCATGATGGTGCTCCCCGCCACTGTGCTGGCGGTGGTGGTCGTGATGGTGGGGGATCACCAGCACACCACCGGTGGCGCGGAGTGTCCCGGTCAGCGCCAGCAGGATCGCCAGCAGCGGGGCCAGGAAGATGGGCCACGGGGAGTGCATCGGCTCTCAGTATAACGGTGGCCAACCCCGGGTGATGCACGCATGATGAAGGCATCGCGGCGGAACTGACCAACTCGGATGTGGCGGCCCGGCTGGAGCAGCTGGCGGTGCTGCTGCGCGAGCAGGGGGCCGACCGCTACAAGCTGCGGGCGTACCGCAACGCGGCCGCGTCCCTTCGGAGCTACCCGGCGAATGTGGCCCGCATGGTCACGGCGGGCGAGGACCTGCGGAGTGTGCCGGGCGTCGGCAAGAGCATCGCCAGCGCGATCCGCGAGATCATCAAGACCGGCGGGCTCAAGACCGCCGAGCGGCTCGGTGGCGGGGAGTCGAAGGTGGCGGTGGAGGTGGCGGCCGCCGCCGGGGTGCCGCTGCGAGAGGCCCGCCGAATCGTTGAAGAGCTGAAGGTCGGCAGCGTCGAGGAGCTGGCACGAGCCTTGGAGGACAATGAAGCGCTCTCGGGAGTGCACCCTAAGTTTGCATTCCAGCTACGACGGTGGCTGACGGGGGCGCAGGAGGTGCTTTGGGCCGACGCGGAGTACCTGAGCGGGACCTTCGAGCGTGTGATCGCCGGCGGGCGGGACGTCAGACGCGTCGAAGTCGCGGGCGAGGTGCGGCGTGGCGTTGAGACGGTTGGGGCGCTCGCGTATGTCGTGGAGTGCGCAACGGCGGAGGCGTTGGTCGAGGCTCTGCAGGCCCATGCAGGGCTGTCACGGGTCGAGCGTGCGAAGCCAAACCTGGTGACAGCACGGCTGGCGGCCGGCCCGGAGTTGCGTGTTCGGAGAGCAGGCGAGGGCGACTGGGGCGACGCGCTTGCTGAGGAAACAGGATCATCCGCCCACCTGGCGGAGGTGCGGCGAGTAGTGGGGCGGAAGCGCTTCGCGCCCGCCGCAACCGAGGACGAGTGGTACGAAGTGAGGGGCCTGGGATGGATTCCTCCCGAGTTCCGGGAGGGGCGCGGCGAGGTTGCTGCCGCGGCGGACGGCTCATTGCCCCAGCTCATCGAGCTCGCCGACATCCGCGGCGATCTCCACTGCCACACCACGGCCAGCGACGGCGCGAACACGCTGTCGGAGATGGTCGCCGCCGCGAGAGCCAAGGGGTACTCATACCTCTGCATCACCGACCACTCCAAGAGCCTCAAAATCACCCGCGGATTGGACGAGAAGCGATTGGCCGAGCAGGCCCGACAGATCGACGCGATGAACCGTCGGCTCAAGGGTTTCAGAGTGCTCAAGGGCTCCGAGGTCGACATACTTGCCGACGGCTCGCTCGACTTCTCCGATGAGACGCTCGCGACGCTCGACATCGTCATCGGCTCCATCCATTCGCGATTCGGGCTCGACAAGGAGCAGCAAACAGCCCGGCTGCTGCGGGCGGTGAGCAACCCTTACCTCACGTGCATCGGGCACATGACGGGGCGGCTGCTGCTCAAGCGCCCCGGCTACGAGTTCGATGTCGACCGCGTCCTGAAGGCGGTAAAGCAGCACGGGAAGCTCCTGGAGATCAACTCCAGCCCGGACCGTCTCGATATTGACGATGAACTCGCGATGCAGGCACGAGGACTGGGCATCCCGCTCCTGATCAACACCGATGCTCACAGCACCCGCGAGCTTGAGTTCATGCGCTATGGCGTGCAGCAGGGCCGGCGCGGGTGGCTGTCGAAGGCGGAGGTTCTCAACACCCTTCCGCTTTCGGCCCTGCTCCGGCGGCTCCGTGCGACCTTCCCAAGATAGCGCGGGCCCTGAACGGGGGGAGCAAACACCGAACAAGGGCGTCCGAACCGCGAACTTGGGCCCAGCCGGGGAACTTCTCTTCTCATTGCAGCGGATGATGCTGCTGATTACCCTAGGTCCCAGCGGGTCGCGGGGGTCAGCGTCACTGTTCCCGGTCTGGTCTGACTTGCAGGAGCTTCAATCATGGTCCGTCTGAGCCGTCCCGCGGCGATTGCCGCATTGTGTCTTGCCTCGGGCGCGCTCGCGCAGCCCGCGAACAACAACTGCGCCAGCGCCGAGCTGATCAACCTCGCCGTGGGTGAGACCAAGTCGGTCGAGGGGACCACCGCCGGCGCCACGGTCGACAACGCCGCCGGAAGCTGCGGCAGTTCGACGAACACGCCCGACGTGTGGTACCGCGTGATCGCCCCGTCCAACGGCCTGCTCACTCTCAGCACCTGCACCGGCACCACCTACAACAGCGTGATCGCGGTCAAGGCCTCCTGCGCGGCGACGACGACGCTGGCCTGCAACGACAACGCCTGCGGCTCGCAATCCCGCGTGACGCTCTCGGTCACCTCGGGCACGACGTACTACGTGCGAGTCGCCGGCGCCAGCCTTGCCACCGGCGCGTTCGTGCTCACCGTGCAGCACCAGGGCGCCCCCACGCCGGTCCTGGGCCCCGACGTCATCACGGCCGTGATCCCCGACATGCTGCGCCACGGCACCAGCGTGGACGGCACGGTCACCGCGTACTCCGTCGGGACGACGTCCTGTAATCCCGGCGACTACCCCGTGCTGTGGATCGACAACAGCAACTACCTGCCGGACTACGACACCACCCGTCACCCGGTCATCAGCCAGAACATCTACCGGCTCAAGTCCTACACGGCCCCGGGCGGGGGGACTTACCAGCGCTTCGAGCAGCTCGGCCAGAGCTGGCTGAAGCACGGCTTCCTGTCCACGAACTCGTCCGGGTGCGGCACGTGCATCACGAGCAACGTCTGGCGCCCGAGCACGCAGAGCTACCAGAACTTTGGGAGCGACGCCATCGGCGTGAACTGCTCCGACACGTATGGCGCCAGCCTCAACGGCACGCACACGTACCTCGGAGCCAAGAGCATCGTGCACCCGACGCTCGGCACGTCCCCCTTTGTCCGCAACAACGGCACCGGGGACGCTACCACCAAGATGCGTCTGCAGGTGCCCACCGCGGACGTGACGGCGCAGCCCGCGGGCACACGGTTCTTTGCCGACGCCTTCTATGTCACGGCCGATGACGCCCAGTTCGTCCGCCCCGGCCAGACTGTCGCGACCAATGCGCTCAACAATGCCAGCTACCGTGAGCTGAGCGCCGGCAGCATGGGCGGTACGCCGACCTTCGTCGGCAACACTATGACGCAGCAGCCCGGCATCTTCGCGTGGAAGGCCGCGGACAGCACGGTCACCCTGGTGACCGCGGACCACGACGACACCGAGAACCCCAGCACCGGCTTCCGCGACGGCAACGGCAACCCGGCGTTCCCCGGCACGTTCATCCGCTCGCGATTCTGGGTGGCGGGAAAGGCCACCAGCCTGGGCAACGGCCTGTGGCGGTATGAATACGCGGTGTACAACCACAACAGCGACCGGGGCGCGGGCACGCTGAGCTTCAACGTCCCGGCGGGCGCGACGGTGTCCGACTACTTCTTCCGGGCCCCCAAGTACCACTCCGGCGAGCCCTACAGCAACGCGAACTGGACGATGAGCAAGAGCGGCACCACGCTGACCTTCTCCACCGAGCCCTACGCGACCAACGCGAACGCGAACGCGATCCGCTGGGCCACGCTGTACAACTTCGGCTTCACCACCGACGTGGCCCCCGTAAACGGCACCGCCGAGCTGGGCCTGTTCAAGCCCGGCACGATCCCCTCAATCACGGTCGCCGGCCTGCCCGTGCCCACTCCCCCTGCCACCTGCGGCCCGCAGGACTTCAACGGCGACGGCGATAGCGGCACCGATCAGGACATCGAGGCCTTCTTCGCCTGCCTTGGCGGCAACTGCTGCCCGAGCTGCTGGGAGGGCGGCGCCGACTTCAACGGTGACGGGGACATCGGCACCGATCAGGACATCGAGGCCTTCTTCCGCGTCCTGGGCGGCAGCCCCTGCTGATCCGCCTTTGATCCAGATCTGACCGCAGGAGCCCGGGGATCAGCCCCGGGCTCTTTTCATTTCTTGTTGCGGCAGGATCGTGAGGGCGGTAGCCTGTTGCCCAGCGGGTCCTTGGGGTTGCGTCGTTCGCGGCGCGCGTGGTTGTTGCATTCGTGGTCGTGGTCTCTCCCGCAGGAGTGAATGTCATGAGCATGCAGGCTGGCCGCGTGGCGGCTCTGGTCGTCCTCTCGACGGTGTGCGGCGCGTCGCTGGGGCAGGCGATCGGCCCCGACATGGTGTCGTCGTCCATGGTGGATGTTGCTCGCTATGGGACCGATCCCACGGGCACCATCACCGCTTACGCGGTGGGCTCGGTGACGTGCAACAAGGGCGACCAGCCGGCGATCGTGTCCTCGGGCGCGATCCGCCCGCTCATCGGCCAGAACATGTACCGCCTCAAGACGTTCACCAGCCCCGGCGGCGGTACGTACTCGCGCCTGGAGCAGGTGGGGCAGTCGTGGGCCAAGCGCGTGGGACTGCCCATCAACGGCAATACCGTGAGCTGCGGGGCATGCGCGGGCAGCGCCGGCAGCGGCATGATGAACGTTAACTGTGCCGACACCTACGGCAGCGGCTTCAACGGCAGCCAGGGGCTGCTCGGGCCGCGCTCGATGTGCAACGCCACGCGAGGCGACACCCTGGGCGGCGCCGGCACCAGCATCGGCGACAGCATCACGCGCGGGCGGCTCCAGGTGCCCACGGCCGATGTGACCGCGCAGCCCGCCGGCACGCGCTTCTTCGTCGAGAACGTCACCCTGCTGCCCGACGACGCCCAGCACGTGCGCCCGGGGCAGACGGTTGGCGTCAACGCGATGAACAACGCGAGCAGCCAGGAGGTCGGCATCAACGGCGGGGTCAGCAACCCGACGCTGATCGGCGGCACGGGGGCGGGCGGGAGCGCCATCGGGGTGCCCATGCTGGAGCGGTGGCGGCAGATCGACCCCGAGGTGACGGTGGTGACGGTCGATCACGACGACTTCGTGAACCCCAGCCCCGAGTTCCCGGGGACGTTCATCCGCTCGCGGTTCTACGTGGCGGCTCGGGTGACGGAGCTCTCGCCCGGGCGCTGGCGCTACGAGTACGCCCTGTTCAATCTCAACTCCGACCGCAGCGCGGGGGCGTTCATCATCCCGATGCACGACGTGGGCGAGGTGACCGAGTACAGCTTCCGCCACCCGCTGTACCACTCCGGCGAGCCTTACAGCAACATGCCCTGGAGCGCGGCCCGCAGCAACGGCGAGATGAGCTTCGCGACCACGCCCTTCGCCACGAACCCCAACGCCAACGCCCTGCGCTGGGGCACGACGTACTCGATCGGCTTCACCAGCAACGTGCCGCCGGGCACGGGCAGCGGGCGGCTGGAGTTGTTCAAGCCCGGGACCGCCGGGCCGGCGCTGACCGTGCCGGGGATCCCGGTGCCCACGCTCGAGCCCTGCCCGCAGGACTACGACGGCGATGGCGAGTTCGTTGACGCGGACATCGAGGCGTTCTTCGCTTGCATCGGCGGCCACTGCTGTCCCCGGTGCTTCCCCGGCCGCAGCGACTTCAACCTCGACGGCGACTCGGGCACCGATCAGGACATCGAAGGCTTCTTCCGGGTGATCGGCGGCAACCCCTGCTGATCGTTCACCGTGCCAGGTGAGCAGGGCCCGGTCTGCGGGCCCCTGCTCGTTTTTGACAACGGTGAGCCAAGTGATGATCGTGTTCCGGCGAGGACGGCGCATGATGGTGGCTGGGATTGACCACTGCCCCGGAGCCGATCCATGCCCACACCCGAATGCACCCGCGCCCTGAAGACGCTCGTGCCCGCCCTGCTGGTGGCCGCCGCGGCCGGCGTCGCGGACGCCGACCCCGGCGAGCTCCTCTGGACCCGCGTCCTGACCGACCCCTACGCCTACGGCACCTTCCCCGCCGTGGACCCGCAGGGCAACGTCTACTGGCCCAACCGCGGCCTGTGGTCCTACACCCGGGAGGGCGAACTCCGCTGGTGGCGGGACAACACGGACGGGCCGGTGGCCATCCGCCCCGACGGCGCGATCTTCACCACCGAGTACGTCAACACCCGCACCGCCGAGGACCCCTTCTGGGTGCAGGGGTTCGTGCGGCTGACCGCGAACAACGAGCAGGTCTGGTGGACGGGCCTGCCCACGCGCTGCGCCTGGCCGGAGGCGGGGCCGATCGTGGGGCCCGACGGGAACATCTACGGCACGTGCTCGGGCGGCTACAACGCGCCCGGACCGGCGTTCTCGATCCACGAGGACGGCTGGACCCGCTGGGTGGTCCAGGGGTTCAAGAGCGCGTCCATCAACATCAACGACCGGACCGACGACACGGGCCGGTTCTATGTGCGGGCGGGAACGATCCCCGCGCCCAACGCACCGTGGGGCGGGGCGGGCGGTGTGGTGGCCATCGACCTGAACGGCCAGGTGCGTTGGGAGAACATCCAGAGCGGCGCCGACTACGTGGGCATCCACTACCCCACCGGTGGCGTCATCACGCAGCAGCTCGCACGCGACCCCGACGAGAACCCGCTGTGGAACTACGGCTCCTCGTGGACGAGCACCGATACCGACGGCTCGGTGTACCTGCGCCACGGCTGGTACCGCTATGACAAGCTCCGGCCCGACGGATCGGTGGTGTGGCAGATCGGCCCCATCGGCAGCGGCAACTACGTCAACCAGCCCGCGTTCTCCCCCGACCACTTCATGATGTACCTGACCTTTGGGCCATGCATCGGCTATCCCGACACGGCCTGCCCCGGGCGGGTGGTGGCGCTGCGCACGGGCGACGGATCGATCGCGTGGCAGTACGAGTTCCCGCGGCTGCCTGATGACCTGATCGAACTGCACAAGGCCGCGGTGAGCCCCGACGGCACGCGCCTGTATGTGACCGGCTACAAGCGAATCGCCGGGCACGGCTACCTGATGGCCTTCGACACCGGCGTGGCGCCCACGCCCGTGTGCGGCACATCGGACTTCAACGGCGACGGCGACGCGGGCACGGACCAGGACATCGAGGCGTTCTTCGCGTGCATCGGCGGCAACTGCTGCCCCACCTGCTTCGGGGGCGGGGCGGACTTCAACGCGGACGGCGACACCGCGACCGATCAGGACATCGAGGCCTTCTTCCGCGTGCTGGGCGGCGGCGCCTGCTGAGGTTCTCGGGCCAGGACAATGGCCTTCACCGCGGAGTTTGCGGAGCGGGCGGAGTTGCGCGATGTTTGATGAGGACCCGTGGAGATCCGGCCCTGGAAGGGAGTCCGGACCAATGGACCCCGACCGAAGACTCTGGTCTCATGAGGGATCCGCCCCCCCGGGCGTGGCGTACCGCCCCTTGCGGCGTGCTGTATGCTGCAATGGCTGTTCTCTTGGCCCGTTTCTCACGGGCTGACTTCAGGCGGTTTCTGACTCACGCAGACAAGGAGCCAGGGGTGGCGCACACGTTTGTTCCGGCCGCGGCGTTGTTCATTGGGTTCACTATGGCACTCACGGCCCACGCCGGCGAGCCCTCGCCCCTGCGGCTGATGGCTGAGGATGAGCGGGGCGTGGCCACCCTGGCTCTCGACCAGGATGCCTACGAGCGGCTCGCGCCGGCGGTCGCGGTTGAGTTCGACGGCTTCGTGCTGGGCGCCGGAAAGGCCGCGGACGTGAGCCTCACCAGGATGGAACTCTTCGCGCCCGACGCCAAGTTTGTCGATCGCACCGAGGCGGGCGAAGTCGAGCTGGCGCGCCCCGAGGTGCAGTTGTGGCGCGGCACAGTGGAAGGCGAACCGGACTCGCGCGTGTTCCTGGCGCTCACGCCCCATGGCAGCAGCGGCTTCGTGCAGTGCAGCCACGGCCATTTCATCATCTCCAGCGGCCCGTCAGGCCGTTGGCCCACGGTCGCCTACGACCTCGCCAGCCCCGCCGGCGCGGGGATCCAGTTTGACATGCCGGGTTGCGGAGGCGGCATCCTTCCCGAGGGTGAGCAGGCGCCCGCCTCGATCGGCGAAGCCACCTACGAGCCGCGTGTGTACACCTGCAAGCGCTACCGCATCGCCATCGACTGCGACCAGGAGTTCACGGCCAACCTCTTCGGCGGCAACGCAGCGTCCGCGCAGGTCTACGCCACCTCGCTGCTAGGGGCCGTGTCGGAGATCTACCAGCGCGACATGAACGTCGCGATGGAACTGGGCTACCTCCGCACATGGACCACGACCGATCCTTACACGCAGACCAACAACAGCCAGCAGTTGCCGCAGTTCCGCTCGTACTGGAACAACAACATGCAGAGCGTGAGCCGCAACCTCGCGCACCTGCTGTCCGCACGATCGCTGGGCGGCGGGATCGCGTACCTGCGGGCCGCGTGCTCGAGCAACGGTTATGGGGTGTCGGCCAACATGACCGGGTTCTTTCCTTATCCCATCATGCACCACAGCGCGTCCAACTGGGACCTGATGGTGGTGGCTCACGAAATGGGCCACAACCTGGGCAGCGGCCACACGCACGACGTCAACTCGTACAACCCCATCATCGACGGCTGCGGCAACAACGACTGTTCGCAGGCGACAAGCGGCACCATCATGAGCTACTGCCACCTGTGCAGCGGCGGCATGAGCAACATGAGGATGACGTTCGGCACGCGGGTGATCACCGCGATGCGGACCTACCTGGACGGGACTGCAAACACCTGCGGCACCGCCTTCGCGGCCACCAGCATCGCCCAGCACCCCGCGGGCGCCGCCCTCGATGAGGGAGACACGCTCACGCTCACCGTGCAGCATTCCGGCCAGGCGCCCACGGGCTACCGCTGGAAAAAGGGCACGGCGGTCCTGACAAACGGCGCCCGGATCTCGGGCGCGACCACCAACTCTCTCACCATCAGCGGCGTGCTGCCCGCCGACGCGGGCTCATACACCGTCGAGCTTCAGGCCCCCTGCGGCGTGGTGACCAGCTCCGCCGCGGTGATCGAAGTGACCGAGTGCCCCAGCTTCACCCAGCACCCGCAGAACCTTCAGGCGACGATCGGACAGGCGGTCAGCATCTCCGCCTATTCCACCGGCGCTTTTCCCCGCACCTACCAGTGGTTCAAGAACGGCGCGATGTTGAACAACACCGGCCGGATCACGGGCGCCACCAACTTCACACTGAACTTCAACCCCGTGCAAGAGGGAGATCAGGGCAGCTACACGCTCGTGGTGAGCAACGTCTGCGGCAGCCGCACCAGCCAGCCGGCCGTTCTGACGGTCATTGCGCCGGCGTGCGGCACAGCCGACTTCAACGGCGACGGCGATATCGGCACAGACGCCGATATCGAGGCGTTCTTCGCCTGCATCGGCGGGAACTGCTGCCCCTCCTGCTATGCGGGCGGTGCCGACTTCAATGCCGACGGCGACACCGGGACCGATGCGGACATCGAGTCGTTCTTCCGGGTGCTCGGCGGCGGCAACTGCTGAGGGTCGGAGCGAGCACCGGGATGAGGACATCTCGGCGGGACACTGCCGTACTATTGCCTCACTATGCCCAGCTTTGACATCGTCTCGCGCCTGAACTTTGCCGAGCTCGACAACGCGATCAACAACACGCTGAAGGCGGTCGCGGCGCGGTTTGATTACCGCGGGACGGCCTATGAGCTGACGGTGGACCGGAAGGAGAAGAAGCTCAAGGTCGTCGGTGACGACGACGGCAAGGTGAAGGGGATCCGCGAGATGTTCCAGTCCGCGGCGGTGAAGCGGGGGCTGGACGTGCGGAGCTTTGAGTGGGGGGAGATCGAGCCGACGGTGGCGGGCAAGGCCAAGTGCGAGGTCAAGCTCAGGGACGGGATCCCCACGGACGCCGCCAAGGCCATCCAGAAGGCGATCAAGGAGAGCAAGCTCAAGGTCACGGCGTCGATCCAGGAGGACGAGCTGCGGGTGACGGGCAAGCAGATCGACGACCTCCAGGCGGTGATGGGCATGTGCCGGGCGGGCATCCCCGGGGTGGAGCTGCCGCTGCAGTTCGTGAACATGAAGAGCTGACCGCTGCGGTCGCACGCGGGGGTGCGGGGGTGCGGGGGTGCGGGGGTGCGGGGGTGGCGGCTGGTCGGCACGCCGGTGCACTTCAGCGGTGCCGCCGGCAACCGGACGCGGCCCCCGCACGTACCGGGCAGCGGCCCTGGAACCGGGGCATACTGGAGTTGATGATGCGTTGCACCCTGTCCATCGCGGGCGCCCTTTCCATCGCGGCCGCGGCCGCCCTCTCGCCCACCGCCCTGGCCCAGTCCGCCGGCCCGGCCGTGTTCGCCGCCTGCAACGGCAACCTGCGCGGCAGCGTGACCAGCTGGCGCATCAACCCCGACGGCACCGTCACGCTGGTGCAGGACCTGGTCATCGGCGAGCGGCTGAGCAGCGAGCCCTCGATCCCGGGCACCAACGCGTACTCGGCGGCGCTCTCGCCGAATGGCAAGTACCTCGCCATCGGGCACGCGACCTCCTTCGCGCAGGAGCAGGTGACGATCGTGCGCGTGCACGAGGACGCCACGCTCTCGCAGGTGACGACCTTCACCGAGCCCAGCACGCCGATGGACGTGGTGTGGCTGAGCGATGAAGTGCTCGCCGTGACGGAGGCGTACACCAGCGGCACCAACCGCGTGCGCTCGTACCGGTTCGACGAGGAGACCACGGCGGTCACGCACGTCAGCACGGTCGATGTGGGGAGCTTCTGCACCTCGCTGGCCAAGACGCCCGACGGCCGCTGGCTGTTCGCGAACGACTCGCCGCTGCAGGGGAGCTCGGCGATCCGCAGCATCGCGGTCGCGCCCGACGGCGTGCTCTCGGTGTCGGGCAACGCCGGCTACACGTTCGGCTACTCGCTCGGGCTGGGCATGAGCCCCGACGGACGCCGCCTCTACAGCGGCGGCGGGATCTCGGGCGGGAACGTGGTGAGCGGCTTCGACTTCGACGCGGCCACCGGCGTGCTGACCGACGTGCCCGGGATGCCCTTCGCCTCCGCGGGCAGCTCGCCGAAGCAGGTCGCGATCGCCCCGAGCGGGAACTACGCGCTGGTGGGGCACGGCAGCGACGGCACCGCCCGCCTGCACCTGGTTGACCCGCAGACGGGGATGCTGACCTACACCGGCAACTTCGTCGACGTCGGCAGCCAGGGCTCGCTGGGGTTCATCGACTTCGTGCGCGTGAACGGCATGGACCTCGCGCTCTTCACCGACCGCGACACCACCGGCGGGCGCGGCATGTGCTCGGCGGTGATCGAGCCCAACGGCACGCTCACCATCAAGAGCATGCGTGTTGACGGCGGCGGAATCGACCCGATGCGCGTAGTGGCGTGGGTGCCGTCCGGCCCAACGTGCGGCACGAGCGACTTCAACGGCGACGGCGACGCGGGAACGGATCAGGACATCGAGGCGTTCTTCGCCTGCATCGGCGGCTCGTGCTGCGACACCTGCTGGGCGGGCGGGTCGGACTTCAACGGCGACGGCGATGCGGGAACCGACCAGGACATCGAGGCGTTCTTCCGCGTGCTGGGCGGGAACCCGTGCTGATGCGCTGAGGCGCAGAAAAAAAGCCCAGGGATCATGATCCCTGGGCTTTGGTGTTGCGCCGATTCC
This window harbors:
- a CDS encoding PHP domain-containing protein, encoding MAARLEQLAVLLREQGADRYKLRAYRNAAASLRSYPANVARMVTAGEDLRSVPGVGKSIASAIREIIKTGGLKTAERLGGGESKVAVEVAAAAGVPLREARRIVEELKVGSVEELARALEDNEALSGVHPKFAFQLRRWLTGAQEVLWADAEYLSGTFERVIAGGRDVRRVEVAGEVRRGVETVGALAYVVECATAEALVEALQAHAGLSRVERAKPNLVTARLAAGPELRVRRAGEGDWGDALAEETGSSAHLAEVRRVVGRKRFAPAATEDEWYEVRGLGWIPPEFREGRGEVAAAADGSLPQLIELADIRGDLHCHTTASDGANTLSEMVAAARAKGYSYLCITDHSKSLKITRGLDEKRLAEQARQIDAMNRRLKGFRVLKGSEVDILADGSLDFSDETLATLDIVIGSIHSRFGLDKEQQTARLLRAVSNPYLTCIGHMTGRLLLKRPGYEFDVDRVLKAVKQHGKLLEINSSPDRLDIDDELAMQARGLGIPLLINTDAHSTRELEFMRYGVQQGRRGWLSKAEVLNTLPLSALLRRLRATFPR
- a CDS encoding M12 family metallo-peptidase, with protein sequence MALTAHAGEPSPLRLMAEDERGVATLALDQDAYERLAPAVAVEFDGFVLGAGKAADVSLTRMELFAPDAKFVDRTEAGEVELARPEVQLWRGTVEGEPDSRVFLALTPHGSSGFVQCSHGHFIISSGPSGRWPTVAYDLASPAGAGIQFDMPGCGGGILPEGEQAPASIGEATYEPRVYTCKRYRIAIDCDQEFTANLFGGNAASAQVYATSLLGAVSEIYQRDMNVAMELGYLRTWTTTDPYTQTNNSQQLPQFRSYWNNNMQSVSRNLAHLLSARSLGGGIAYLRAACSSNGYGVSANMTGFFPYPIMHHSASNWDLMVVAHEMGHNLGSGHTHDVNSYNPIIDGCGNNDCSQATSGTIMSYCHLCSGGMSNMRMTFGTRVITAMRTYLDGTANTCGTAFAATSIAQHPAGAALDEGDTLTLTVQHSGQAPTGYRWKKGTAVLTNGARISGATTNSLTISGVLPADAGSYTVELQAPCGVVTSSAAVIEVTECPSFTQHPQNLQATIGQAVSISAYSTGAFPRTYQWFKNGAMLNNTGRITGATNFTLNFNPVQEGDQGSYTLVVSNVCGSRTSQPAVLTVIAPACGTADFNGDGDIGTDADIEAFFACIGGNCCPSCYAGGADFNADGDTGTDADIESFFRVLGGGNC
- a CDS encoding YajQ family cyclic di-GMP-binding protein, which encodes MPSFDIVSRLNFAELDNAINNTLKAVAARFDYRGTAYELTVDRKEKKLKVVGDDDGKVKGIREMFQSAAVKRGLDVRSFEWGEIEPTVAGKAKCEVKLRDGIPTDAAKAIQKAIKESKLKVTASIQEDELRVTGKQIDDLQAVMGMCRAGIPGVELPLQFVNMKS
- a CDS encoding beta-propeller fold lactonase family protein; its protein translation is MRCTLSIAGALSIAAAAALSPTALAQSAGPAVFAACNGNLRGSVTSWRINPDGTVTLVQDLVIGERLSSEPSIPGTNAYSAALSPNGKYLAIGHATSFAQEQVTIVRVHEDATLSQVTTFTEPSTPMDVVWLSDEVLAVTEAYTSGTNRVRSYRFDEETTAVTHVSTVDVGSFCTSLAKTPDGRWLFANDSPLQGSSAIRSIAVAPDGVLSVSGNAGYTFGYSLGLGMSPDGRRLYSGGGISGGNVVSGFDFDAATGVLTDVPGMPFASAGSSPKQVAIAPSGNYALVGHGSDGTARLHLVDPQTGMLTYTGNFVDVGSQGSLGFIDFVRVNGMDLALFTDRDTTGGRGMCSAVIEPNGTLTIKSMRVDGGGIDPMRVVAWVPSGPTCGTSDFNGDGDAGTDQDIEAFFACIGGSCCDTCWAGGSDFNGDGDAGTDQDIEAFFRVLGGNPC